One genomic segment of Vulpes vulpes isolate BD-2025 chromosome 2, VulVul3, whole genome shotgun sequence includes these proteins:
- the LOC112934979 gene encoding uncharacterized protein isoform X1 encodes MKPCWPPPGNAGPAEPLSVARANQNPAGAAPTPITARPWHEASPGFSESGAEARAVGARRRARKRVLASSTAGGRGQQVAETASLCSLCAPQSVRPSTSRDACLKSAHPDSQRQFSSFLFLLKILEQAVTTSHKNMPLAKDLLHPSPEEEKRKHKKKHLVQSPNSYFMDVKCPGCYKITTLFSHAQTVVLGVGCSTVLCQPTGGKARLTEGCSFRRKQH; translated from the exons ATGAAGCCATGTTGGCCCCCTCCTGGCAATGCTGGCCCCGCGGAGCCCCTTTCCGTGGCGAGAGCCAATCAAAACCCGGCCGGGGCCGCGCCCACACCAATCACGGCGCGGCCGTGGCACGAGGCGTCTCCCGGCTTTTCCGAGTCGGGCGCTGAGGCCCGCGCGGTCGGCGCTAGACGGCGAGCTCGGAAGCGCGTCCTGGCGAGCAGCACGGCGGGCGGGCGGGGTCAGCAGGTCGCGGAGACCGCAAGCCTCTGCTCGCTTTGCGCCCCACAGAGCGTCCGTCCTTCCACCTCGAGGGACGCTTGTCTGAAGTCCGCGCACCCTGATTCCCAGAGGCAATTCTCTTCATTCCTCTTTTTGTTAAAG attttagagCAGGCGGTGACGACCTCCCACAAGAACATGCCCCTTGCGAAGGATCTCCTGCACCCGTCCCcggaagaggagaagaggaagcacaAGAAGAAGCACCTGGTGCAGAGCCCCAACTCCTACTTCATGGACGTGAAGTGCCCGGGATGCTACAAAATCACCACCCTTTTCAGCCACGCACAGACGGTAGTTCTGGGTGTCGGCTGTTCTACTGTCCTCTGCCAGCCCACGGGAGGAAAAGCAAGGCTTACAGAAGGATGCTCCTTCAGGCGGAAGCAGCACTAA
- the LOC112934979 gene encoding small ribosomal subunit protein eS27-like isoform X2, whose product MPLAKDLLHPSPEEEKRKHKKKHLVQSPNSYFMDVKCPGCYKITTLFSHAQTVVLGVGCSTVLCQPTGGKARLTEGCSFRRKQH is encoded by the coding sequence ATGCCCCTTGCGAAGGATCTCCTGCACCCGTCCCcggaagaggagaagaggaagcacaAGAAGAAGCACCTGGTGCAGAGCCCCAACTCCTACTTCATGGACGTGAAGTGCCCGGGATGCTACAAAATCACCACCCTTTTCAGCCACGCACAGACGGTAGTTCTGGGTGTCGGCTGTTCTACTGTCCTCTGCCAGCCCACGGGAGGAAAAGCAAGGCTTACAGAAGGATGCTCCTTCAGGCGGAAGCAGCACTAA